The following coding sequences lie in one Streptomyces sp. NBC_00510 genomic window:
- a CDS encoding alpha/beta hydrolase, which translates to MTEFLNVEGGTIAYEVTGSGPLMVLAHGIGQSRDAYRFMVPELVATGYRVAAVDLRGSGESTATWPSYTRTDIAGDLIALIEHLGGPAVLVGHSISGGAATIAAAKAPALVSAVVELAPFTRKVEYSLSALGVSRYRKAATAISAVAMLGSHKKWRRYLELATPEPRPADWAASLERTDAMLHEPGRMKALQKQMNSAADAGAQLGNVHCPVLVVMGTLDPDWSDPKAEGEAIVAALPEGVGRLEMLPGAGHYPQVQFPSTVVGLVRSFLKTARA; encoded by the coding sequence ATGACTGAGTTCCTGAACGTGGAAGGTGGCACCATCGCCTACGAGGTGACCGGCTCCGGGCCGCTGATGGTGCTTGCGCACGGGATCGGCCAGAGCCGCGACGCCTATCGGTTCATGGTTCCAGAGCTGGTGGCCACCGGTTACCGGGTCGCGGCCGTGGACCTGCGAGGCAGCGGCGAGTCGACCGCGACGTGGCCCTCCTACACCCGCACCGACATCGCCGGCGACCTGATCGCACTGATCGAGCATCTCGGCGGTCCCGCAGTGCTGGTTGGCCACTCCATCTCCGGCGGTGCCGCGACGATCGCCGCTGCCAAGGCGCCGGCGCTCGTGAGCGCCGTCGTCGAACTGGCGCCGTTCACCCGCAAGGTGGAATATTCACTGAGCGCCCTGGGCGTGTCCCGCTACCGCAAGGCCGCGACCGCGATCTCGGCCGTCGCGATGCTCGGAAGCCACAAGAAGTGGCGGAGATACCTGGAGCTCGCGACCCCGGAGCCGCGCCCGGCGGACTGGGCCGCGAGCCTCGAGCGCACCGACGCCATGCTGCACGAGCCGGGCCGGATGAAGGCCCTGCAGAAGCAGATGAACAGCGCCGCCGACGCCGGTGCCCAACTCGGCAACGTGCACTGCCCGGTCCTGGTCGTCATGGGCACCCTAGATCCCGACTGGAGTGACCCGAAGGCCGAAGGCGAGGCCATCGTGGCCGCGCTGCCGGAGGGTGTCGGCCGGCTAGAGATGCTCCCGGGGGCGGGCCACTACCCGCAGGTCCAGTTCCCGTCGACAGTGGTCGGCCTGGTGCGCTCATTCCTGAAGACGGCCCGTGCCTAG
- a CDS encoding VOC family protein, with translation MDFVSIRIITGDVAGLVDFYERATGARATWATEDFAELRTAGATLAIAGTRTVPLFAPGSARPADNHSVITEFLVDDVDRVHQNLTGFVTDFVTEPTTMPWGNRSLLFRDPDGNLVNFFTPVTPAAIEKFAR, from the coding sequence ATGGACTTCGTCTCGATCCGCATCATCACCGGCGACGTCGCCGGCCTCGTCGACTTCTACGAGCGAGCCACCGGGGCGCGGGCGACATGGGCCACCGAGGACTTCGCCGAGCTCAGGACCGCGGGCGCCACCCTCGCCATCGCCGGAACCCGCACCGTCCCGCTGTTCGCCCCGGGCTCGGCCCGCCCGGCGGACAACCACAGCGTCATCACCGAATTCCTCGTCGACGACGTGGACCGCGTCCACCAGAACCTCACCGGCTTCGTCACCGACTTCGTCACCGAGCCCACCACCATGCCCTGGGGCAACCGGTCCCTGCTGTTCCGCGACCCCGACGGCAACCTCGTCAACTTCTTCACCCCCGTCACCCCGGCAGCCATCGAGAAGTTCGCGCGCTGA
- a CDS encoding YafY family transcriptional regulator translates to MSRPTVRVLTLLELLQSGGTRTVAELAERLGVEGRTVRRYVDQLIDLDVPVESVRGRYGGYRLAPGYRLPPLMLSDDEALAVLLGLVAGRRAGLTTTERTASETASAKIRRVLPQHIAHRLDTLLEALAFTDQPGEFDTPDGEVLLTLADAVRHRRPVSIRYTDRGGGRSERTLHAYGIVAHAGRWYVTGKDARLDEDRTFRLDRIADARTLPGSFEAPEDLDPARRVVTAFATAEYRHEVTLRIHGTVAQIRAHLPASVASLEEDAPVTGEDQAAERWLRAELRAERLDWLPPVLASLDRPFVIERPAELRDMVTAFAGRLASYARDA, encoded by the coding sequence GTGTCCCGCCCCACTGTCCGCGTGCTGACCCTCCTGGAACTGCTGCAGTCCGGCGGCACCCGCACTGTGGCGGAGCTCGCCGAGCGACTCGGTGTGGAAGGGCGCACGGTGCGGCGGTACGTGGACCAGTTGATCGACCTCGACGTGCCGGTGGAGTCGGTACGGGGCCGCTACGGGGGGTACCGGCTCGCCCCCGGGTACCGGCTCCCTCCGCTCATGCTCAGCGACGACGAGGCACTGGCGGTGCTGCTCGGCCTGGTCGCCGGCCGCCGGGCCGGGCTGACGACGACGGAACGCACGGCAAGCGAGACGGCATCGGCGAAGATCCGGCGGGTGCTGCCCCAGCACATCGCCCACCGCCTCGACACCCTCCTGGAAGCTCTCGCCTTCACCGACCAGCCCGGTGAGTTCGACACGCCGGACGGCGAGGTTCTGCTCACCCTCGCCGATGCGGTGCGCCACCGCCGGCCGGTCTCGATCCGTTACACCGACCGCGGCGGTGGGCGCAGTGAACGCACATTGCACGCGTACGGGATCGTGGCCCATGCGGGCCGGTGGTACGTCACGGGCAAGGACGCCCGGCTCGACGAGGACCGAACCTTCCGCCTCGACCGCATCGCGGACGCGCGGACCCTGCCGGGCTCGTTCGAAGCGCCCGAGGACCTCGATCCGGCGCGGCGTGTGGTGACGGCGTTCGCCACGGCCGAGTACCGGCATGAGGTGACCTTGCGGATCCACGGCACGGTCGCACAGATCCGTGCCCACCTTCCGGCCAGTGTCGCGAGCCTGGAAGAGGACGCGCCTGTGACGGGCGAGGACCAGGCGGCCGAACGCTGGCTGCGCGCCGAGCTGCGGGCGGAGCGGCTGGACTGGTTGCCGCCGGTACTCGCCTCACTCGACCGGCCGTTCGTCATCGAGCGTCCCGCCGAACTGCGCGACATGGTCACCGCGTTCGCCGGTCGCCTCGCCTCCTACGCCCGCGACGCCTGA